In Bacillus cytotoxicus NVH 391-98, the following are encoded in one genomic region:
- a CDS encoding ATP-binding protein → MREIGTIFEEEAEKAAKTKMSYIRFLARLIEAETLSKTDRSMNRKISLAKFPRISTLEEFDFAFQPSINDTYVRELANLGFLEKKKTTTTLFDVVWA, encoded by the coding sequence TTGAGGGAAATTGGTACCATCTTTGAAGAAGAAGCTGAGAAAGCAGCAAAAACAAAAATGAGCTATATTAGATTTCTCGCAAGGCTGATAGAAGCTGAAACACTATCCAAAACAGATCGATCCATGAATCGGAAAATATCGTTAGCAAAGTTCCCGCGCATCTCTACATTAGAAGAATTTGATTTCGCCTTTCAACCTTCTATTAATGATACCTATGTACGAGAACTCGCTAACTTAGGTTTCCTAGAGAAAAAAAAAACAACCACTACTCTATTTGACGTTGTATGGGCTTAG